The genomic interval TAAATGGTATAGGGCACATAATTATACAGAAATTGAAGTTATGTGCTGTATTACTTTACGTTTTCCCTTGATGCCAGTTTAAGTGCCGGTGAACAATAAGAAATCTACTGTCTCATAGCAGAAAACCCCGGTTTAGAGAGATGCCACAGAACGAACAGTTTTTTTGCAGCAGCAAATCTCACCGTTATAATTTGTATGAAATCCCTATATGCATTTAATAGCTGGTTCAAAGTTGCCAGCAAATATGTGGAGCTACTACTAAAATATAAAACTTATATTACTCCAGTCAGCTTTAATGCATTTCTGGAAACTTCCTCATTCAGGTCTGTTTCCCCAAGTATGGTATATCTCTGGGGCCTCAGCCGGTGGGCAATAGATAATGCCTTAATGGCGATTTCGTCCGGTATCCCATAATCCTTTGCCTTTGTTGATACACCTATTTTTTTGTATGTATCGTAAAGCATTTTCCAGTCTCCCCCGTGGAGATACATTGACACAAGAGACCCCATTGCAACCTGTTCACCATGCATCGCATTTCCGCTTCCAAGAATTTCAAGTGCATGTGCAAATAAATGCTCGCTGCCACTGGCGGGTCTGGAAGAACCGGCTATTGCCATTGCTGTACCCGATGCGAGTATCTGTTTTGTTATCATCCATATACTGGCTTCAAGCCCTGGCTGGATCATATTTGCATTTTCTATAAGCTCTCTGGATGAATATTCAGATATAACTGCGGCAGTAGTACTGAATATTTCGCCCTTTATACGGTTGGCCATTTTCCAGTCCATTACTGCGGTAATATTGGCTATTACGTCGGAAGCACCTGCAGCAGCAAAACGATATGGTGCCTTTGCCATGATTTCTGTATCTGCCACAATTGCAGTTGGCATTGCAGCTTCGATTGATAGGAACGATTTCCCATCATATATTGAAGCCCTGGGAGAAGCGATCCCATCATGGCTCGGAGCAGTAGGAAAACTTATAAAAGGAACATTTAAATCAAAGGCAATCTTTTTCCCCATGTCTATTTTAGATCCACCCCCAACACCAATAACGAGGCCTACTTTAATATCAGCTATTTCTTCTCTGGCACTTTTTATTGCATCCATAGTTGCGTTGCCAGAAAATAAAACATAGTGCTTAAGTCCTTCCAGTTTATTCACCACAGCCTCACCGGCTATCCTGTATGTTTTTTGCCCTGTAATTACCAAAATTGTTCCGGATTTCAAATTTTTCTCAGCCACTATGCGCATGCTATCTATGGCGTTGTGGCCTATGTAAACATCATTCGGGAAATGCATAGCCTTTGTTTTATTGAAT from Ferroplasma acidiphilum carries:
- a CDS encoding NAD(P)-dependent glycerol-1-phosphate dehydrogenase, which produces MEFNKTKAMHFPNDVYIGHNAIDSMRIVAEKNLKSGTILVITGQKTYRIAGEAVVNKLEGLKHYVLFSGNATMDAIKSAREEIADIKVGLVIGVGGGSKIDMGKKIAFDLNVPFISFPTAPSHDGIASPRASIYDGKSFLSIEAAMPTAIVADTEIMAKAPYRFAAAGASDVIANITAVMDWKMANRIKGEIFSTTAAVISEYSSRELIENANMIQPGLEASIWMITKQILASGTAMAIAGSSRPASGSEHLFAHALEILGSGNAMHGEQVAMGSLVSMYLHGGDWKMLYDTYKKIGVSTKAKDYGIPDEIAIKALSIAHRLRPQRYTILGETDLNEEVSRNALKLTGVI